One genomic window of Punica granatum isolate Tunisia-2019 chromosome 1, ASM765513v2, whole genome shotgun sequence includes the following:
- the LOC116210645 gene encoding PGR5-like protein 1B, chloroplastic isoform X1, whose protein sequence is MASTKLGAAVTCCRLFAVPNRKPAVSLPSTSLHSASPSRAHGRAHFWVRRRPLLVLPAKATADQQGKVEGGGSEVVDSNVLPYCSIDNKEKKSLGELEQEFLQAMQAFYYEGRAIMSNEEFDNLKEELMWEGSSVVMLSSDEQRFLEASMAYVAGKPIMNDQEYDELKQRLKAEGSEIVVEGPRCSLRSRKVYSDLSVDYFKMFLLNVPASVIALGLFFFLDDLTGFEITYLLELPEPFSFIFTWFAAVPLIVWLAQSLTNAIVKDFLILKGPCPNCGTENVSFFGTILSISSGGNTNKLKCSNCETELVYDSKMRLITLPEGSEA, encoded by the exons ATGGCCTCTACCAAGTTAGGGGCTGCTGTTACCTGCTGCCGGCTCTTCGCCGTGCCCAACCGGAAACCTGCAGTTTCTTTACCTTCGACTTCACTCCATTCAGCATCCCCTTCGAGGGCTCACGGAAGAGCACACTTCTGGGTTCGCCGGCGCCCTCTTCTCGTGCTCCCCGCTAAGGCCACTGCCGATCAACAAG GTAAGGTAGAAGGAGGTGGTTCCGAAGTAGTCGATAGTAATGTTCTGCCTTACTGCAGTATAGACAATAAGGAGAAGAAGTCCTTGGGAGAACTCGAGCAGGAGTTCCTTCAAGCAATGCAG GCATTCTATTACGAGGGCAGGGCTATTATGTCGAATGAAGAGTTCGATAATCTCAAGGAAGAGCTAATGTGGGAAGGAAGCAGCGTGGTCATGCTAA GTTCCGATGAACAGAGGTTTCTAGAAGCTTCGATGGCATACGTGGCCGGGAAACCGATCATGAACGACCAAGAGTACGATGAGCTGAAACAGAGACTAAAG GCCGAGGGTAGCGAAATTGTTGTCGAGGGCCCGAGGTGCAGTCTCCGGAGTAGGAAGGTTTACAGCGATCTGTCCGTGGACTACTTCAAGATGTTCTTGTTGAATGTCCCGGCTTCTGTTATAGCTTTAGGACT CTTCTTTTTCCTCGATGATCTGACTGGGTTCGAGATCACGTACCTTCTGGAG CTGCCGGAACCATTTAGTTTCATTTTCACGTGGTTCGCTGCAGTTCCGCTCATTGTTTGGTTGGCCCAATCGCTTACCAATGCCATTGTCAAAGATTTTCTCATCTTGAAG GGCCCGTGCCCAAACTGTGGAACTGAGAACGTCTCATTCTTTGGCACCATATTGTCGATCTCTAGTGGCGGGAACACCAACAAGCTCAAATGTTCAAA CTGTGAAACTGAGTTGGTATACGACTCAAAAATGCGGTTAATTACATTACCTGAAGGAAGCGAAGCTTGA
- the LOC116210645 gene encoding PGR5-like protein 1A, chloroplastic isoform X2 produces MASTKLGAAVTCCRLFAVPNRKPAVSLPSTSLHSASPSRAHGRAHFWVRRRPLLVLPAKATADQQDNKEKKSLGELEQEFLQAMQAFYYEGRAIMSNEEFDNLKEELMWEGSSVVMLSSDEQRFLEASMAYVAGKPIMNDQEYDELKQRLKAEGSEIVVEGPRCSLRSRKVYSDLSVDYFKMFLLNVPASVIALGLFFFLDDLTGFEITYLLELPEPFSFIFTWFAAVPLIVWLAQSLTNAIVKDFLILKGPCPNCGTENVSFFGTILSISSGGNTNKLKCSNCETELVYDSKMRLITLPEGSEA; encoded by the exons ATGGCCTCTACCAAGTTAGGGGCTGCTGTTACCTGCTGCCGGCTCTTCGCCGTGCCCAACCGGAAACCTGCAGTTTCTTTACCTTCGACTTCACTCCATTCAGCATCCCCTTCGAGGGCTCACGGAAGAGCACACTTCTGGGTTCGCCGGCGCCCTCTTCTCGTGCTCCCCGCTAAGGCCACTGCCGATCAACAAG ACAATAAGGAGAAGAAGTCCTTGGGAGAACTCGAGCAGGAGTTCCTTCAAGCAATGCAG GCATTCTATTACGAGGGCAGGGCTATTATGTCGAATGAAGAGTTCGATAATCTCAAGGAAGAGCTAATGTGGGAAGGAAGCAGCGTGGTCATGCTAA GTTCCGATGAACAGAGGTTTCTAGAAGCTTCGATGGCATACGTGGCCGGGAAACCGATCATGAACGACCAAGAGTACGATGAGCTGAAACAGAGACTAAAG GCCGAGGGTAGCGAAATTGTTGTCGAGGGCCCGAGGTGCAGTCTCCGGAGTAGGAAGGTTTACAGCGATCTGTCCGTGGACTACTTCAAGATGTTCTTGTTGAATGTCCCGGCTTCTGTTATAGCTTTAGGACT CTTCTTTTTCCTCGATGATCTGACTGGGTTCGAGATCACGTACCTTCTGGAG CTGCCGGAACCATTTAGTTTCATTTTCACGTGGTTCGCTGCAGTTCCGCTCATTGTTTGGTTGGCCCAATCGCTTACCAATGCCATTGTCAAAGATTTTCTCATCTTGAAG GGCCCGTGCCCAAACTGTGGAACTGAGAACGTCTCATTCTTTGGCACCATATTGTCGATCTCTAGTGGCGGGAACACCAACAAGCTCAAATGTTCAAA CTGTGAAACTGAGTTGGTATACGACTCAAAAATGCGGTTAATTACATTACCTGAAGGAAGCGAAGCTTGA